The DNA window GCGGCGGCGGGGGTGAAGTCGTCGAGTTCGACGAGAGCCAGGCCATGGACCTGTCCGAGGCGCGCATCGGCGCGCTGGGCAGCCGGCTGGGCACCAACCCCCAGAAGAGCGCGCTCCGGCGGGAGCTGGCGGAGAAGATTCAGGAGGCCCTGGGCACCGTGCCGGAGAAGCACCGCGCCATCCTCCTGCTCCGGGAGATCGAAGGCATGTCCTACGAGGACCTGGCCCGCACGCTCGATATTCCCAAGGGCACGGTGATGAGCCGCCTCTTCCATGCCCGGGCCAAGGTCCAGAAAATCCTCAGTGAGTACCTGGAGTTGGACGAAGCCAAGAGTGGGGTGGGCGGCGAATGAGGGACCCTCGAATATCTGAGGGAACCCCACGTCACACCGTTCGCGTCTCCCACCACCAGCAGGGTGAAGGTTATGGCCGGAAATCCCGCATGTGAGCGTTTCGTCCCCATGCTCTCCCCCTACGTCGACGGGGAGGTGACTCCCGCGGAGCGGGTGAACGTGGAGCGTCATCTCGCCGCGTGCCGCGACTGCACCGGGCGCACCGCGGACCTGCGCGCCGAGTCGGGCCTGCTCCGGGTGGGCCTGGACATGGCGGTGGACGACGTCGACTTCAAGGACTTCGCCCAGAAGGTGATGGCGCGGGTGACGCCGGAGAAGCCGCCCCTCTTCGAGCGGCTGAAGCTGGCCCTGTCTGAGATGTTCCTCTACCAGCGCACCGCCATGGTGTCGTCGCTGGCCACGGCCGCGGTGCTGGTGGCGGTGGGCCTGCCCCTGCTCCTGAGTGACCGGGCGCCGGTGGGCTACGGGGCGGAGCGGATGACGGTGAAGTCCATCCAGCCCTACCAGGACGCGCGCGTGGCGCCGGTGGTGATGGAGACCGACAACGGTGGCACCATCATCTGGCTGGTGGACGAGGAGCCGCAGGATGGCAAGTCGCCCGAAGAGGACGAGGAGCTGGAAGAGGACTTGAGTGGCGGACTTCGCGATGGCGCCAAGGGCCCCCGGCCCCTGGCCAAGCCGAAGTCCGACGTGGAGCGGCCGTCGGGAGGACCCCTGTGAGAAGACACGTGTCGTCCGGCCAGATGCTGCTGGCCGTGCTGGGCCTGGGTGTGCTGGTGCCGCTCGTCGGCCTGGCGCAGGACGAGCAGAAGGTCAGCGTCCAGGTGGAGGTGGTGCTCGCCTCGCGC is part of the Myxococcus landrumus genome and encodes:
- a CDS encoding anti-sigma factor family protein translates to MAGNPACERFVPMLSPYVDGEVTPAERVNVERHLAACRDCTGRTADLRAESGLLRVGLDMAVDDVDFKDFAQKVMARVTPEKPPLFERLKLALSEMFLYQRTAMVSSLATAAVLVAVGLPLLLSDRAPVGYGAERMTVKSIQPYQDARVAPVVMETDNGGTIIWLVDEEPQDGKSPEEDEELEEDLSGGLRDGAKGPRPLAKPKSDVERPSGGPL
- a CDS encoding RNA polymerase sigma factor yields the protein MATDDLTLVKRVRSGDQRAFKLLVERYQRKVYAVALGMLKDKEEAMDVSQEAFVKVYKYLDHFKGDSSFYTWLYRITVNVCIDVLRKRGGGGEVVEFDESQAMDLSEARIGALGSRLGTNPQKSALRRELAEKIQEALGTVPEKHRAILLLREIEGMSYEDLARTLDIPKGTVMSRLFHARAKVQKILSEYLELDEAKSGVGGE